The DNA sequence AATATGACACAATAGTATAAGTCAAACCTTTAGGAGAAATTTATTGAACAAAATATGGGAACAAAAGCAGACATTTCATATTGAAAAGTAAATCATTGATGGAATAGATGACAATAACACGCGCTTCATCACCATAACACAGTGATGCCTATTTAGCTTCTTTTAATATAGTAGGGATCTAGAATATTAGCGCAACATATAAACCGTTATTAAAATAACCATGgcataaaaaacatgcaaagaaaTCGAATTTTTCATCTTCTGTGTCACTTTAGAGCAATTCTGCCAAAACGGCATAAGACTGAGCTGCGCTTCTTCTGCTTTGCTGTCTCTAACAAACTACTGATGCACATCTATAGTGGTGTGGTCTAGTCTACTGGTTgctgacatttatattaaaggGCTTATaacatgctattcttaagccttttatagtaaacattATCCATGTATTTGATCATGTTATATTTGGCACACAGAcatttttgaagcatttttgcCGATCACTGCTCGCTCAGGGGAGAAAACGGGTGTGTTTGcctggggggcggggctggcagcacagacttgTTTCACCGTTCTACATCAGCTCACGACAACCCGCCTCGTTTTTGTTCTTctgagcgcaggtttttagagaaatactcattaatgcgtgaacggatcaaaatactcatttgtggtttattttCGTTAGAGATGAACACTATGATGcacttaaaagttaaaaatatggaATTTGCATGGCATATGCCCTTTAAAAAGATTACAAGTTGCAATTGTGGCTAAATTATGCAAAAAGGAACAAAACGTatactccaaaaaatacaatatttaagGAAACAATTTGTATGCTGGACAGTGAATTAAagtaatgtgttttattttcgttgtttttgtgtgaTGTTGACTTTGAGTTTCTCTCCTGCAGGTTTAACGATGGTGCTAACTGCAGCCTTTGAGTTCGACCCTCGCAGCAACAAAGAGGCAACCATAAGACCCACAGATAATGTGGAAGTTCCACAGGTAAGATTTCAGCCGTGCTTTTTaagacccattccaatcatcttttgatctattgctaAAGTGtccccaatggtcttttaactatcatcatgcgtttttgttttttttgttttttgtcaaaataaaaaaaaaactgttctgtttTCAAGAACATagcttcattagaaatttcccatctgagttgtaggcgggccTTTGGCACAGAGTAaccctgcccccacttcccgtcatcagTATCTTTGCACTCTCCTTCTgttagcttacaacccctcacacctCGAACCTAACAGTAGCGGtgcgacaaaaatggcgagcaacattgaagctacagtttagagccagatgcagctcagatgaggaaagcagacgttcatggatctatttgtctaaaagtgacggcatcagaatggaagctCGCTGATTGTAGCTTTTATGTTACAACTATAAGATTTTTCAAGCAGAATTCTCTTTGTCTGCTCATGATTAACaacggtttgaataaagaaatatgaacataagaaaataagaaaagaaaaaaagaacatgttaaataagaacatgttaaaaacatgttgaaaccCTTGTTGTTAAATCACCGTTTAGCACTTTCTCCAAAGGATCATGTTTCTCTGTCACTCTCTTTGAGTTATAAACAAAAACCGCTTTGTGAACTCTCCTCTCCTGCTTTTCTTGCAGCTGATCCGCGAGTTGGGCAACATCAACGTGAAAAAGAAGGAGCCTCCGTTCTGTTACCCCTACAGTTTGAAGGCTCGGGTATTGTTGCTATCCCATCTTGCGCGCATGGACGTGTCAGAGGAACTGGAGGAAGGTAGGACAtggcagacaaacaaacaaacaaactgattACACAATTGTAAACAGCTAGCTACATGTTTGAGAGGCCATGTTATtgtcaaataatttaataatCTTGCTAATAATTATGGTCCTTCAGGTTTATtagtgaaggttttttttatatgttgaccccaaaagtaaaaatgttttattaaaaccaTAGAAGTTTTCTCTGAAGATGGAGTTAAAGTGGCTAAATAatcatttttgcataaaaaaaactctgcaaaAATGCTCCTTTAAggatttaaatgttattttctaagtcttacattttatatttgttcCAGATCAAAGGTTTGTGGTGAGGAAGAGCCCAGCTCTTCTTCAGGAGATGATCAATGTGGGCTGCCAGCTCACCATGATGGCCAACAGCAGAGGAGGTACACACAAACGTCAATCATTGCCCCGCCCGCTCCTCTATGCTTTTCCCGCACAAACTCTCTGGCCACGGCGGTCACGTCAGCATCATGATGCCTCTCTCCAGGTTTCCATGCTCCTCGACTGGTCACCATCGAGAACTGCATGAAGCTGACTCAGATGACGGTGCAAGGCCTGCAGGAGTCCAAGTCGCCGCTGCTGCAGCTTCCTCATTTTGAGGAGGAGCACCTGCGCTACTGCATTTCAAAGAAGGTGCCCATTGTAGTTCACAACACCCGTTTTTATCTCTGTTATTTATTCCAATAAGCTAAACATCCTCTCTGTTATTTGTTGTTCATTAGTATAAGGTGCGAACTCTACAGGACCTCGTGAGCCTGAAGGACTCAGACAGACGCAGCATGCTGCGTTTCCTGGGGGAGGAGAAGTACGATGAGGTCATGGGTGTCCTGGGCAGTTTTCCTAgcatcaccatggaaaccaaaCTACAGGGTAAGTCCAAAAAAACGCCCCCCCCATACCACTGTACCACTGAAGATTTGTGTCATATTGACCCTGCTTCTTTCTTGTATTTGTGGTCGCAGCTTGGGAATTGGTTTACATACCTTTAGACGATCAGCATAATCTTgcgattttcatttttatgaccAAGTAATTCATCCTAAGGAGTCCTAATCACATTGTAAATTCCattctgtcattaaaaaaaccaaaagtctgTAGGTTCAGTGATttgaagctttttcaaacatctcAGAACAAAGATGATGGTTCAGCCAAAATTAGGATCAATCCATCATTCTGTAAACAAATCCAAGAGctggttttgcattttttccgtTTAATTAACAAGTAATTCAAGTTAATACAggacaacaacataaaaaactgttaacagaaaagtttctttttcttaatcCTCACTTTTATCCTCACTGTTAATGGAATTATGTCTCTATTTCCAGTTCTTGATGATGAAGACAGCCATAACATCACAGCGGGCTCAATTGTCACAgtaactgtcactttaaccagAAAGCGGATGGCTGTAAGTATTCATTTTACTTTGACATAAATCTGCTAAGAAAAAAAGTGCGAAAGGCTTTTTCTATACACTTAGTAGCCACAAGAGGGAGCTGTTGACCCTCCAATGTGTAGAAGATTCACTAAAATATAGAATTTACCTGCAGgatgtgtttgaaaaagagcaagAGTCAGCATCGTGTCAAGGAGAAGAGGGTGCAAACACAGAGGAAGCGGTGAGAATTTCACCTAAAACAAAACCtacaacattttaatttttttacatttcattcctgattttccacagaaaatcacatcttttctgttttgatttaaaGCAAGGAGATGCCAACAAATCCAAAACCAAAGTGTggcaaaacaaaagtaaaggtGCAAAGAAGACAGCCAAGTCCAAAAGGAAAAAGCTAACAAAGAAGAAGGCCACCCCTGCTCCTGCCAAAACCAAGCAGGCGAATGGCAGTGTAACAGGAAACGTAAGCATCGCCTCTGGAAAAATAAGAGGCCAACTGATGCAAAATGGGAATACTGATTGTTGTTTGTTTACAGGAGCTTACAAATCCACCAACTACAACGACCTCAACAGCAGCGCCAGCAGGaaaagaggaagatgatgacGTCTCGGATAAAGGCAGCGAGTCAGATGAGGCCGAAGTCAATAAAGATTCTCACAGCGAGAGAGACGAAGATAGCGACAAACACAGCGACACAGAAGTTGATGAAATAGCGGGCGACGACGAAGAGGTCAGGAGCTCTTTTTCACTAGTTTTCCTTTAGTGGCCTCACAGTTAAGGGAATCAAAGTTTTCTacctaaacaaatgttttccttgtttgtCAGGAGTGGGAGGCCTTGCAGCAAAGCATCCAGCGGCGAGAGCGAGCGCTGCTGGAAACAAAGTCAAAAGTGACACATCCAGTCTATAGCCTCTACTTCCCCGAAGAGAAGCAGGAGTGGTGGTGGCTGTACATCGCAGACCGCAGAGATCAGACGCTCGTCTCTATGCCTTACCATGTCTGCACACTCAAAGACACAGAAGAGGTCAGGCGATCACACCGTCTCTCCATGCATCCTTTAATAACATGACATTCATCTGCAAACGTCTCCAGAttatttaaatcagaaaaaggagagaaggtacttttttttttggaaatgccCCGTTTCTAGGCAACATCTTTTCTGTCAGTGTACTTATTATATCCCATCATCAGCCTGGAGCGTGGCAGAAACAGTGGAGTAAAGGCTACATATGAGCCCTATTAAAGCTCGCCTGTTGATGCTCTGAAGATTGTAGTAGTCGGTCGGTGGTGTCCCTTTCATGCTCGAATGCCTGTTGTTGGGAAAACAAATAGTCCCTTCAACGCAGTCATTTGTTGGGTCAATGACCAGCAGAGCGGCCCTTCATCAATAAAGCAGAGCAGCAAACAGCAGCTTTGTTTATTCGCTCCTCATGCTGAATAATTATTGGACTCTTTCATCAGATAATTGATGGTTGTGATGTTATAGCAGGATGTTGTTTTCACAACCGGAGTTTTAGGTGATCTGAGATTTACCATTGAAACCAGTTGTGTTTATTCTTGAGGATAACAGGTAATTTGTCAGATGATATTGTTGAAATCCAgcagtttttgttgtatttcaaCAATATCATGAAGCAAATTTAGGAAATGTGAACACACAAATGATCCAAGATGACATATGTCAAAGAGGCAATACAGCCATTTCATTCTATTTGTGTGTCTTCACAGCTTTGTTTCTTTTCCGCATCGATTCAGGAACTCTGAACTGTTTGTGTATTTGAATTCTACTGTCGTCtctgtccataaaaacacaaatgatttagataaaacaagttttttttattctacacaTTACTATTCGCACACtcatgcatctttttttttttcagcagactcctggttAGTTAAAACTTTACCACCAGCGGTCTGACTCCTGGGAAGTAACTGCAGATGCAGATAACAGCGATGattaataaactgcatccactgctgctttgcaaaaaatatGACACTGGTTGTCCACAGCCAAAAAGAGATTTAGGATCTCGAAAAGCTGAAAAGACATCATGTTATTCTACTGGACAGCAGATCAACACCATGTTTTTGATGCGGCTTCACAACTACATAAATGGGATTTCTAGTCCTACTGATTATAAAAGGTAAAAAGAttgtctttgtgttgttttttcaggtGGAATTAAAGTTTCCAGCTCCGTCTAAAACTGGAAACTACCAGTACTCTGTTATCCTCCGTTCGGATTCGTACCTAGGTTTGGACCAGATCAAGCCTCTGAAGGTAAACAAAGAGTCTCGgtggatttttgtcttttttttttttttttttacaacacaacTGTACAGCTATTAAAATTCAAAGGAACATTCTGGATTTAAAGTCATGAATTGTGCAAAAGATGAGCAATTATCGGTGATAATTGCTTGTAATCCAAATAATAGGATTGAAATTTGGAATTAATCATATTATAAAAGTTATGctttgaaatgtcttttttaatttaagtaaccccctttttttttttttttttttttctcagctggAGGTCCATGAGGCCAAAGCCATGCTCGACAACCACCCACAGTGGGACATCCCTGACACGGAGGAAGAGGACGAAGAGCAGGAGGACAGCGACGGCATCGAGGAGAGCGAGGACGAGGACGAAGATGACTGAAAAGCAGAGCGCGCTCTAAACCCCCCCTCCCTCGGACTGGCCACCCATTCACTAGTGACGAGAAGTTGTgcctgccaaaataaaaaaaacaacccacaaTAAATCACCTGAGAGAGTTTCTGCACACATAGCCCTCACCATCTCACCGTAACAATGTGACAAACTGTGGCGACTcaataatttctcttttttacagAGACTTGTTCGATCTTGCTACAAGCAGAAGGCATTTCTGTCAATACTAACAGGGCCTGGTTGTGTGAGTGGGTGTataagtgagtgagtgtgtgtaaatagtgtattgtgtgtctttgtAAAGGTGCGAGAAATGGCTACACTGTGGACTGGAGGACCTATTATGGTATGGGCTCTTTTCTTGAGGGAGTGGATGTGGAAAAGCGGATTTTTCAAATTTAGCTAGAAGGATCTCTGTACGGAGGTCAGCACTCTGGTTTTTAAATCCCTGATCCTTATGTTTATACGCCGAATCCAGAGAAGTGAACTTAAGTGTTTTAGGAAAATTTGGAGTCAACTTTGAAACATCTCTCCTTTCTGTGAAAAGGGGCagagtgcagtttttttttttgttccgttTCCACTGTTCCCCTGACTTTAAACTGCATACGTAGTTGAACTCCCCGTTTGCTACAGGGATGATCTCTAATCGGTTGTGTtaacattttcatgtttttccccTCCTTTCTCCGAAAGACACCTGTGTGTTGACAGCAGGTGGATTCTGATATAAAGTGTGACCTCAGGTGTTCCTGGGGGAGCGCGGAAAATATGCAGTGTTAAGATGTGCTGACTTCAGAGTACTACTTCATATATGCGACATAAATACAACCCATCAAGTCTAAAGGTTTGTAAACTTGTGGTTCTTTAGAGATGCGATTTCCTTTGTTTCCCTCCTATCAgtgaattttatatttttcctgtTATTTGTAGCACATTCCAATGTAAACTCATTGTTCAACAAAGCCTTACAGATAGAACTGAAGTCCTGCTGCTTATGAGCTGTTGGGCGGCAGTCACATGAGAGAGGGATCacatctttattttatgttttttgatttaaattcGACCTTTTTCTGCAGCAAGCTCTGAAGTGCATATCGCTCTTTATGCCACCACAAATCAAAGTTCAGCTATTTTGACAGTTTATTGGGAATTGTGACTTTGTTGCAGGGATATAGTTTTTACCTATTTAAAGTAACAAGCGGtgtataattctttttttttcttttttgtcccttttttttcttattacatGTAGAAACACTTCAGTTTGTGATGGAAATCTGATAAGTTTTCCCATTTGTAGGAATCCAAGGCAaatatgacaaaacaaaaagaaaacctttttttctgcaacacaagtcttgttttttttgcatttttacttttttctttttttaaatatataaatctaTTTGTCAGATTGGGCAGATCAGAGCTTCCATatgtatgtgtgggttttcacTCTGTTGATGACCAGGCAGTTTCAGCtattacaaatatatatatatatatctttcaTAATTAGTATCTGAacattttaagtcattttttttgtgtttgggaGACATTACACTTTGACCAGAcaacatgttttaaataatgCCCTCCTGTTTTTGACCCTGAGCCCACATTTAATTCTGAATTCTGATTATTGTTCTGCAATCGAATGTAGCATCAGCAATTCATGACAAAACCCAGAGGTTTTTCAGGAGGTTAGAAACCTTTTCCAAGCGATGGGCCTTCAGGCCACTTCAGTTCAGAGAAGCACCCAAATGAATCTGCCACTTTTGTTTACAAAGGAACTGTCAttgtaaatggaaaaaatatatatatatatatattatttgtatttaaaatcatttcaaataaaaactctCAAATGAAGTGGCTTGTTTTGACTCTGGATAGGTTTGCAATAAATGTTGTTAAAGTGACAACGAATTCATGCATTTCATGAGCTTTCTGTTTTTAGGAGTTAAAACCTCTGCTGTTCAGACTTTCTGTATTTGTTGTACCAAAAGCCGAATGTTCCTGACCCCGGAGAAGCTTTATCTCCTGTTTCAATTTGTCATAGGACTTTGAATTTCttgtaaacattttatgaattaAGGATTAGCATATGTGTATTTCACAGTCTGGAGGATCTCTTTTGTGAAACTGTTTTAATGTTGACCACATGTAGATTTGGTCCATTTAGAGCTAAAGGCAAACATTAAATGGGTTCTACTTCTCTTGTAATTTTGACAGGTTGTAATTAGttagtagttttttttccaagatgCACATGGACTATGAGGCATAccaatacatttaaaatcatattttcagATTATTTTTAATCTTGACAATAGATAGTTATAACACTTTGGCCCTATTTGAAAGAAATTGACCTTTTTAATCTCAACACAGACAAAGGTCATAAATTGTGCTTTAGGcctggattttttttgtattaatttttATGGTCCTTTGAGACAAAATAGCTGTCAATTTTATGGCTGAAGTTAATTTGGATTTGGGGATTTTAAAGTaatcaaaacaacaataaaactaaacaagacaacagaaatatatatctatacagATATACATCAAGCTGAGGATGATTATCCATGAATTGATTGTAAAATGTCTACAAATATGCATACATTAATattgtaaattattttaaaatcataaaaagagacattttcttGTGTGCCTACAGAACATGACACACTGGAACTATTGCTTATTAAATACTTTAGTAAAtactaaaattattttgtgcttttgtagGGAAGAGGATTAGTgccatggagaaagaaaaagaaaaaaaggtcagaaaattctgactttcgatctcagaattctgagattaaaatcagaattttctatgacctttttttttcccttcttcttctccatggccctaatcctcttccgtacTTTTGCAAAACCATTTTATGCTTGGATCTAAAAGAtttgtttgaatgtttcattcatgaattcaaactgatttttgtttttccaagtcCATTTTTGTCACTAAAACTCAGAATTACTTTCCACTTTTAGTTGATCAAAATACCTTCATAACTGACCTGTAAAACCAGGAGTGTGCACACTTTTGATTTTTCGGTCTAAAAAGGCTTCTAAGAGGAGGCGCCTGAAATGCAGGTAAATTATAACAATAGGATTATCAATTAAATTAATTCCAGTATTGGCGGAGGAGATCGTGAAGTTTAACATGCTGCAAATGGGCCCCTGGGCTATAGTTTGGCCAAGATCATGTGGTAAATAATTATATGTGCGCTCACGTCTCTGCGTTTCGGTACTGTCGGATATGCTTAGGTAGGCATGcacaataattattattatttttagaaaaaatggaCTGACATGAAGATTTAGGGTTAATTGTGTTAAATTCCTGCAAGCATGTGCTGAAAAACAACATGactaactaaaaaaataaacttctaatttaaattttctttactttatgccattaaaacaaatttaggAAATTTTAACGTTCAAAACGGAATAAATTATCTTCAAGTTGCAATTGTATGTCATCGTATTTCGTTAATTGATgtcaaatatgatacaaattacaaaaaaggacacaatttatggattttgtatttaaatcttTTCACACAGgatatattttataatattaataaatgaaCAGCACACAatttctgcacttttttttcagctacaaatatttttgtttgcagaTACAAATTTGAATTCCATCATTTTACAACCAAAATGGTCAAATAAAAACCGAGACATGACAAAATAAGACCATGTAGAATTCTTTAacttagagagagaaaaataagTGGAGTTTAAAGACCTCAGTCCAGTATTCCTCTCTGGGCTTTAATGAAGGTGGCTTGACTGACTATTATGGGCAAGTCAGAGTTGACTGCCCACCATCCCCAAACATGAAGGTCCTCCTCTGTCAGAGGGTGTCTGGactcaacagtttttttctaatcCTCCCAGGAGTGGGAATCCCCTAACTGCATGATTTGCAAATTTGAGTTGCTATCCAATTTCTGTTTTCTCCGCTGTAACTTGAAGCCATTTGGAGagtcagtttttattcaaatctgtagagttagataagagGAAATAGATGTTCAGACCGTTTACTCACATCAAGTAAAAGCAGGATTTGCTTCAAGACTGCCGTTCCATGAAGAGTTAAGTCAAAGTCCCTGTGCGAATTTTGTTCTTGACATTTgacctgggggagcagtgagctgcagacacagtccAACCCTGTAGGAGGCTTTGGGTCCCATTTATAGTCTCGACTGTGGATTTGAACCAACGACCGACCAGGGTGTTCACCCTCTTCCACTAGGCCACTGACTTGGAGGATCATCACTCATCCAGACCGACCACCCCGTTGACCTTTCTACTGCTTCCAGCTCAGTTCTGCAGTGCATTCCAGGAATTCTGACAGGCAAACCTTTCTTTTTATTCCCACTGTTTTTGGCAAAACTCAAAATTATAGTTTTAAACAAGCGTCTACTTTACAAGGTCAAACATGCTGAATATATTAACACGTTTCAAATATGCTCCTCGCATTTGCTCTTATTGCCCGAGGCACAAattaacttttcattttccccccaaaaaactaataataattCAAGAGAAAATGGCATAAGGCTGACAAAAATGTGGTTTGTTGCCTCAATGCAGTAGAGggatatttgttttattgctaatttctttttcattaattGACTTTATGTATATTATGTATATATTTGtgtatattttctttacatttttaatagtgTACATGCAGAATGTATCATAAATACTTGTAGTTGTAAAAAACCCTGTTGGAAGAAATGTATTTCCagcttttgtttctaaaatgtttgcataaaatcTGCATTTGAGCAAATTAGGGTTGCACTAAATTTCAtcaaatgtgatgttttttggtcttttgaCATTGCACATTCCATTTGGAGGACATTATTTGCATTctataatattttttacaacttCTAGCAATTTGAACTTCTCTTTTTAACTTAGTTTCTATTTCCTCTTAAAGCTTAGTGCCATTTTAGTGCTATTTTCGGGCAATTTTAATAGTTTTAGCTACTCTCAAAAACTAGGAACATgaaagattttgttgtttttattttccatttaaaacaattaaatacattATTCAAGTCATGTAAGGTTTTAGCTGCACctgattctttttatttaacttaatctGAAGAGAGAATTAGGCTAattcaaaatactttttacttatttttcagTCCAGAACGCGAGAAAAGCTTTTGGTCATTAACCTAATGATGGTGTTTTACTGTATAAGAGgatatttttttacacaaaccaaaacaaatcagcttaaaatgtttGCACAGTATCTACAACCCATGTCATAAACTTGGACCACGTCTTTTTGTTCCTGGCTGAACACCTTTTGACTTTtgttgaaagtaaaaataaatgaataaattgaCATTGTTTTGCGCCCTTATTATGTCATAATGATAAATGTTTAGGTTCAGGAGATGTTGCTCTCGTATTACAGTTTATTAGGGTGTTTATTCTTGCATTTCAGGACACACACTATAAAAAACACAGGGAATTTTCCCAATTTGGAAtcataaaacagataaaaatttgattttatctTTTCAGACACCAATTTTCTTTCAGCAAAGCAAGTATGCAGTTTGACCTatttcacacaggagatcaaatgtgacagaaaataacacctaaaactttttattttataaattcaaaaactttttgTCCACTCAAAGCAAAATTTGGAATAATTTTACTTTCATGTTGCATTAAATAAGCAATAACAAAACATTTAGGTGAACCAATAAATGGTACATGGCATATAATTATGGCCCTTTTGGTCAAAATATGCTGTTTTGGAAAAAGTTCCAGTATAACAAAAATAATtgccattatttatttttacagacttgtattttaaatatttttagaaatcaGTATAACAAGCTTAAAcgttctgttttatttcacaaGCTATATCTCAATCCCTCACTGATGCAGTGCTAGTGGAATTAAGCCAATAAAGTGTTAAGCCAATAAAGTGTTTACTCTAAGATTTCATCAAAGAAACATGGCCTGAGTAATGAGCTTCTTTCTTCTGATTATACAGAGCTATGAAACTATTTACGGCTAGAAATCATAGTGTGCCCTTTTAAGAAGACTTGAAACTGTCGTCGGAGAGGATTATTCTAAATTTCCTGGGGAGAAAACAAGCAGAGCCCCTGGTGTAGATGTTGGCAGTGACTAATGTACTTTTGCTCTGCGTACAGAATAGGGCGATGGCTCTTGAAAGCTTCCCTCTGTTCCCACCTGACTTGCTTTTCATTCCGCCTTAAGCCTTGTCAGTTAACTTTCATCAGTCAATCCAGAATCCTGAAGGACCAATGTCACTTTGAACCCAAACAGATCATTAGGAAACCACCATTCATTCTTCCATTTAGCCTCTGCTTTGTGACTGTGACCTCTTCTGCTTTAATTACAACCCACCATTTTTTTCCAAGGTCATTGTTTCTTGTTTACAGGAACTTGTTCTATTCCAGAAGGCAAATTCTTTAAATTAATTAAGAAGGTctttaataatgaaaaagtGTTTGCAACTCCTTTTAAAACAGTGTGTTATTATTGCTCCTCGTCCTTCTGCCTGCATTAAAGAGTGATTTTGGTTTCCTGCTGCAGAGTGATGTGTCCCACCCATCTCTTTATGGCTGTGTGAGGGCATGACACTGCAAGGAGGACGGGattttttcttcagattctcCTTCACCTTCTGACACCTGGCTGTGTCCTCGCGTCCTCAGCAAGGGTCTGCGTCTGCATCGCAGCAACCACAGAGGGCGGAGCTGCTGGCAGCTGGTCGACACGCAGACACAGACAAATCCACCTCAGGCAGAGACTCAGGAACCAAAAAGCTGATATCTGCACACAAAGtatgggtttttatttttatgtaattcTGTAAAAAGTATATGTCTCTTTACTAAAATAGAATTAGGGCTGCTTCAAAAGctgaaaaacatctttatttatatgttcAGAAGTCAGTTTATCAAGTGTTCCCTACATAACCCACCAATGAAAGAACGAACACTTCTCACCTTTCTTTGTGGTTTGAATAGTGTAGTTAGAGCCCCCAGTGTGTTAAGTGGGCCTGTTTAATACTCACATACTGTTTACGTGTTTATTTATTCCCACTTTGTCACATGACTCTGGCGCAGGATTTCACtgtctgttgccatggtgacgtCCTGCCGTTGCTGTAAATAAATTCAGAGGGGACAGTGTAGCATCAATTACGAAAGCCATGCAAATGCATACACGCATTTATCCACTCTGCATTTAAGTACATTTTAAGAATTTGGAgggacaaaaatgtttaaaaaaaa is a window from the Oryzias latipes chromosome 24, ASM223467v1 genome containing:
- the sec63 gene encoding translocation protein SEC63 homolog, with the protein product MAGQQFQYDDSGNTFFYFLTSFVGLIVIPATYYLWPRDQNAEQLRLKSLRRVHGRCLWYRLRLMKSQQSFVPTLKKAALLFGWAVFLLLAYKVSKLDREYQEYNPYEVLNLDPGATLSEIKKQYHALSLKHHPDRGGDETTFMTIAKAYSALTNEQSRLNWEQYGNPDGQGATSFGIALPAWIVDQKNSMLVLLVYGLAFMVILPVVVGTWWYRSIRYSGDQILINTTQLFMHFMYKTPNMNMKRLTMVLTAAFEFDPRSNKEATIRPTDNVEVPQLIRELGNINVKKKEPPFCYPYSLKARVLLLSHLARMDVSEELEEDQRFVVRKSPALLQEMINVGCQLTMMANSRGGFHAPRLVTIENCMKLTQMTVQGLQESKSPLLQLPHFEEEHLRYCISKKYKVRTLQDLVSLKDSDRRSMLRFLGEEKYDEVMGVLGSFPSITMETKLQVLDDEDSHNITAGSIVTVTVTLTRKRMADVFEKEQESASCQGEEGANTEEAQGDANKSKTKVWQNKSKGAKKTAKSKRKKLTKKKATPAPAKTKQANGSVTGNELTNPPTTTTSTAAPAGKEEDDDVSDKGSESDEAEVNKDSHSERDEDSDKHSDTEVDEIAGDDEEEWEALQQSIQRRERALLETKSKVTHPVYSLYFPEEKQEWWWLYIADRRDQTLVSMPYHVCTLKDTEEVELKFPAPSKTGNYQYSVILRSDSYLGLDQIKPLKLEVHEAKAMLDNHPQWDIPDTEEEDEEQEDSDGIEESEDEDEDD